A genomic window from Leishmania mexicana MHOM/GT/2001/U1103 complete genome, chromosome 14 includes:
- a CDS encoding putative fatty acid elongase, protein MSPIYEWAMEWINTPASFKGSSARNFLDAAPDYPVYTALLYLIIVFILSGLIERRAWAFDITYLVAAWNLALSLLSVLGSYHCVQNLFHTMWIEKSFHKTCYAQLSVRRSTNFGDKQIRNNYYAPSPGGAFDHSNIHKHNPRITTYTDQLLDKNYDGPRAFYTALFMYLKTPELLDTLFLVLQRKPVSFLHWYHHIVTAIYVWLSSYMPMPSGIVFCAMNYFVHSFMYFYYFLVMMGLRKSIRPFAPVITLLQVLQMFIGMYVTVYTYFQYWLGPEHCNTLFFKLSEVVLSNAYYAYCNAKSVVTTGARASRVPAFDMSDRFWGCDSDPTCMRMGMLMYGSYCVLFAVLFKELYLDKRVHENSLVLARARTSPAIKRTEAVNKED, encoded by the coding sequence ATGTCGCCCATCTACGAGTGGGCCATGGAGTGGATCAACACTCCAGCCAGCTTCAAGGGCAGCTCTGCGCGCAACTTCCTCGACGCCGCACCCGACTACCCGGTCTACACTGCCCTCCTGTACCTCATCATCGTCTTCATTCTTTCTGGGCTGATTGAgcggcgtgcgtgggcgttTGACATCACCTACCTCGTCGCTGCCTGGAACCTTGCCCTGTCTCTTCTGTCGGTGCTCGGTTCCTACCACTGCGTGCAGAACCTCTTCCACACAATGTGGATCGAAAAAAGCTTCCACAAGACGTGCTACGCGCAGCTGTCCGTGCGTCGTTCGACGAACTTTGGGGACAAACAAATCCGCAACAACTACTACGCCCCAAGCCCGGGTGGCGCCTTCGACCACAGCAACATCCACAAGCACAACCCCCGCATCACGACATACACGGACCAGCTGCTGGACAAGAACTATGATGGCCCGCGCGCCTTTTACACGGCGCTCTTTATGTACCTCAAGACaccggagctgctcgacaCGCTCTtcctggtgctgcagcgcaagccTGTCTCCTTCCTGCACTGGTATCACCACATCGTCACCGCCATCTACGTGTGGCTGTCGTCGTACatgccgatgccgagcggCATCGTCTTCTGCGCCATGAACTACTTCGTGCACTCCTTCATGTACTTCTACTACTTCCTCGTCATGATGGGGCTGCGCAAGTCGATTCGCCCCTTCGCGCCGGTGatcacgctgctgcaggtgctgcagatGTTCATTGGCATGTACGTCACCGTGTACACGTACTTCCAGTACTGGCTGGGCCCCGAGCACTGCAACACGCTCTTCTTCAAGCTCTCCGAGGTGGTGCTCAGCAACGCCTACTACGCCTACTGCAACGCGAAGAGCGTCGTGACGACGGGCGCGCGGGCGTCGCGTGTGCCCGCCTTCGACATGTCTGACCGGTTCTGGGGCTGTGACAGCGACCCGACATGCATGCGCATGGGCATGCTGATGTATGGCAGCTACTGCGTGCTGTTTGCGGTGCTGTTCAAGGAGCTGTACCTGGACAAGCGCGTGCACGAGAACAGCCTCgtgctggcgcgcgcgcgcacttcTCCAGCGATCAAACGAACTGAGGCGGTCAACAAAGAAGACTAG